A region from the Spea bombifrons isolate aSpeBom1 chromosome 7, aSpeBom1.2.pri, whole genome shotgun sequence genome encodes:
- the VPS35L gene encoding VPS35 endosomal protein-sorting factor-like → MILKMASIQWHSRERNYTTEIESCRLERVAVEYGDYHPLKPITVTESKTKKLGRKESTSSNSSSCSSNSFIDPLSTVLDGTDPLSMFAATAEPVMAAMEGSRKKHENEEFVGSDFEPWSSKRGEILAKYTTTEKLSINLFMGSDKAKASTPGSAVSEKVRTRLEELDDLEEGSQKELLNLTQQDYISRIEELNQSLKDAWASDQKVKALKIVIQCSKLLSDTTVIQFYPSKFVLITDILDTFGKLVYERILSMCTENRTSLPAKFSPDNVNDTAKETCLNWFFKIASIRELVPRFYVEAAILKCNKFLTKTGISESLPRLTSMIKGIGDPLVAVYARAYLCRVGMEVAPNVKESLNQNFFDFLLTFKQIHSDTVQNQLAVQGVEIPVYLTLYSPAIDWILQCIAYRAPEVLLTEMMERCKKLGNNALLLNSVMSAFRAEFIAARSMDFIAMIKECDESGFPKHLLFRSLGLNVALADPPENDRLQILNEAWKVITKLRNPQDYINCAEVWVEYTCRHFTKREVNTILADVIKHMTPDRAFEDAYPQLQSVITKVISHFHDFSILFSVEKFLPFLDMFQKESVRVEVCKCIMEAFIKHQQEVTKDPVILNALLHVCKTMHDSVNALTLEDEKRMLSHLINGFIRMVSFGRDFEQQLSFYVEARSMFCNLEPVLVQLIHSVNRLAMETKKVMKGNHSRKTASFVRACVAFCFITIPSLTSIFTRLNLYLHSGQVALANQCLSQADAFFRAAVSLVPEVPKTINVDGKMKSSEAFLLEFLSNLFSTLLVVPDHPEQGVLFLVRGLLNVIEDYTWEDNSDDKIRIYTNVLHLLAGLSQESYLYHVDKVDSNDALYGGDAKFLSEINRLCDTLIGQILEHLKALGKEKTLKRQSSLALLFFNSILAHGDLRNNKLNQLAVNLWNLAQKHGYAETKTMVKTLEYIKGRSKQPESSHLNDLVIRLPLQSRT, encoded by the exons ATGATATTGAAGATGGCTTCAATACAGTG GCACTCCCGAGAGAGAAATTACACCACTGAAATAGAATCATGCAGGCTGGAGAGAGTGGCTGTGGAATATGGGGACTATCATCCTTTGAAACCCATAACG GTCACAGAATCTAAAACCAAGAAATTAGGTCGAAAAGAAAGCACCTCCTCGAATTCTTCATCCTGCTCCTCTAATTCATTTATAGATCCATTGAGTACAGTCCTGGATGGAACGGACCCTCTTTCTATGTTTGCAGCTACAGCTGAGCCCGTCATGGCAGCCATG GAGGGCAGCAGAAAGAAGCACGAGAACGAAGAGTTTGTTGGTAGTGACTTTGAGCCGTGGTCGAGTAAACGCGGTGAGATCCTGGCCAAGTACACCACCACTGAAAAGCTCTCCATA AATCTCTTCATGGGATCAGATAAAG CTAAAGCCAGTACACCAGGCTCCGCAGTGTCCGAAAAAGTGAGAACTCGGCTAGAGGAGTTGGATGACCTGGAGGAG GGATCACAGAAGGAACTCTTGAATCTAACCCAGCAAGATTACATCAGCCGCATTGAGGAGCTAAACCAGTCCCTAAAGGATGCCTGGGCCTCTGATCAGAAAGTCAAAGCGTTAAAAATAGTTATCCAG TGCTCAAAGCTACTATCAGACACCACAGTGATCCAGTTCTACCCAAGCAAGTTTGTGTTGATAACCGATATTCTTGATACATTTG GGAAACTTGTATACGAGCGGATATTGTCCATGTGCACGGAAAATCGCACCTCCTTGCCTG CAAAGTTCTCACCAGACAATGTGAATGACACTGCAAAGGAGACCTGCTTAAATTGGTTCTTCAAGATTGCGTCCATCAGGGAGCTTGTTCCTAGATT TTATGTGGAAGCAGCAATCCTAAAATGCAACAAGTTTCTGACTAAAAC AGGAATATCTGAGAGCCTTCCTCGTCTAACGTCCATGATTAAAGGCATCGGAGATCCTCTGGTTGCTGTTTACGCCAGAGCGTATCTCTGCAGG GTTGGAATGGAGGTGGCTCCAAATGTCAAAGAAAGTCTCAACCAGAACTTTTTTGACTTCCTACTCACGTTTAAACAA ATTCACAGTGACACGGTACAGAACCAACTGGCAGTACAAGGGGTGGAGATCCCAGTCTACCTGACTTTATACTCTCCGGCGATAGACTGGATATTGCAATGTATCGCTTATCGAGCTCCCGAG GTTCTGCTGACAGAGATGATGGAACGGTGCAAGAAGCTCGGAAACAA CGCTTTGCTGCTCAATTCCGTGATGTCTGCATTCAGGGCAGAGTTCATTGCTGCAAGATCGATGGATTTTATCGCCATGATTAAAGAATGCGATGAGTCTGGCTTCCCTAAG CATCTACTTTTCCGCTCTCTGGGATTAAATGTCGCCTTGGCTGATCCTCCTGAGAATGACAGACTTCAGATTTTAAATGAAGCGTGGAAGGTGATCACCAAATTGAGAAACCCACAG gattacaTTAACTGCGCAGAAGTGTGGGTTGAGTATACATGCAGGCATTTCACG AAGCGAGAAGTGAACACAATTCTAGCTGATGTCATCAAACACATGACTCCTGATCGAGCGTTTGAAGATGCATATCCCCAG TTACAGTCTGTAATTACAAAAGTAATCTCTCATTTCCACGACTTCTCGATCCTTTTCTCTGTG GAGAAATTTCTGCCATTTTTGGATATGTTCCAGAAAGAGAGTGTTAGAGTGGAAGTCTGCAAGTGTATAATGGAAGCTTTTATTAA GCACCAGCAAGAGGTGACGAAGGATCCTGTTATACTCAATGCTCTGCTTCACGTGTGTAAAACGATGCATGACTCTGTAAA TGCGTTGACTCTTGAAGATGAAAAGAGAATGCTATCCCATCTCATCAATGGCTTCATACGAATG GTCTCCTTTGGGCGTGACTTTGAGCAGCAACTGAGTTTTTATGTGGAGGCCAGATCGATGTTCTGTAATCTGGAGCCTGTTCTGGTTCAATTAATTCAT AGTGTGAACAGACTAGCCATGGAAACCAAAAAGGTTATGAAAGGGAATCATTCCAGAAAAACTGCTTCCTTTGTCAGG GCCTGTGTTGCCTTCTGCTTCATCACCATTCCATCCCTGACCAGTATCTTCACGCGGCTTAATCTGTATCTCCACTCCGGCCAGGTGGCTCTAGCAAACCAGTGTCTTTCGCAAG CCGATGCCTTCTTCAGAGCTGCTGTGAGCCTTGTCCCAGAAGTGCCAAAGACTATTAACgtggatggaaaaatgaaaTCTTCTGAAGCCTTTCTCCTTGAGTTCCTCAGTAACTTATTCTCCACATTACTGGTTGTTCCT GATCATCCAGAACAAGGGGTTCTGTTTCTCGTCCGAGGACTTTTAAATGTGATTGAGGATTATACCTGGGAAGATAACAGTGATGATAAAATCCGCATCTACACCAATGTTTTACATCTGCTTGCAGGGCTCAGTCAAGAGAGCTACCTCTACCATGTGGACAAAG TTGACTCCAATGATGCTCTCTATGGTGGAGATGCCAAATTCCTGTCTGAAATTAACAGACTGTGCGACACTCTCATCGGGCAAATTCTGGAGCATCTGAAGGCACTTGGGAAGGAAAAG ACCCTAAAGCGCCAGAGCTCACTGGCCTTGCTGTTTTTCAATAGTATCCTTGCCCACGGAGATCTCCGAAACAATAAGCTGAATCAGCTGGCTGTAAACCTTTGGAATCTGGCTCAGAAACACGGATATGCCGAAACCAAAACTATG gtTAAAACCTTGGAGTACATCAAGGGTAGAAGTAAACAGCCTGAATCAAGTCATTTGAATGACCTGGTCATCAGACTTCCACTACAGTCTCGAACATAA